The genomic stretch GGGGgaaacccctcccctcccctctgtggcTAAAGAGAACCCGTTGTAGCCCTCCCGTCTCTGCATCTTCAGCTGAAAGGATGGCAGAATAGAGAGGTGGGGAAATAATAGGATTTATAACTTGTGAAAAGTAACAATTCCCAAGCGCAGGCTGTGCTGGGCAGGAACAAAGGGCAAAACCCTGCCCACAGACCCCCTCATTTACAATTCTGATGGGGCATGAAAGAGAGCCCGAATGGGGAAGATCTTTATAGCTAAACTTTGTCCCAGGCCGGTAGCTCTTTCTCCCCATCGCctcagtgggggaggagagagcctGTACAGACTGGGGGCTGTTGGCTTGGGTCTGCCTTTTGTTCTTATCCAAGCCTTGTTGTGCAGGAGGAAACTGGAGActattttccttgtttctttctcccttttactCTGCCATTTCCCTAGAGTAAGTGAAttggtggtctctctctctcgcttaaGTTTGCTGATGTCTGAGTCATGGACACGTCATCTACTCTCACAAGCCGAGACACTTAGAGCCGAGGTTGTAGggtgtgcgcatgtatgtgttCCTCACGGGATatgtttcttctcttcatatctcttctcGGACAGAAGGTGAAGAGATCGACGTGGTGACGGTGGAGAAGAGGCGATCCCTGGACATCCGGAAGCCGGTCACCATCACGGTGCGAGCAGACCCCCTGGACCCCTGCATGAAACACTTCCACATCTCCATCCACCAACAGCAGCATAACTATGCTGCCCGTTTTCCTCCAGAAAGTTGCTCTCAAGAGGGGGCTCCAGAGAGGGGTCCCCAGGAAGAGGCTCTGGAGATAGAAGCTCccaaggaaaaagaggaggaggaggaggaagaagaggaggaggaagagattgtGAGCCCCCCACCTGTGGAAAGCGAAGCTCCCCAGTCCTGCCACCCCAAACCTGTCAGCTCCGATACCGAGGATGTGACCAAGAGGAAGAATCATAATTTCTTGGAACGAAAAAGAAGGAATGACCTCCGTTCACGGTTCCTGGCCCTGCGGGACCAGGTGCCCACCCTGGCCAGCTGCTCTAAGGCCCCCAAAGTCGTGATCCTAAGCAAGGCGTTAGAATACTTGCAGGCTCTGGTCGGGGCTGAAAAGAAGATGGCTACAGAGAAAAGGCAGCTCCGGTGTCGGCAACAGCAACTGCAAAAAAGAATCGCGTACCTCAGTGGCTACTAACCGACCAAAAAGCCTGACTTCTCTGTCTTTCAGacacaagtttattttttaacctctctttcccttttagtAATTTGCACATTTTGGTTATGGTGGGGCCAGTCCAGACAGTAGACCCCAGAATGCATTGCAGCCAGTGCACACACAATAAGGGCTTGCATTCATGGAAACCTCGAAACCcaactctccctcttcccctgatTCCTGGGAGTGCCGTCCTTCTCTGGCGCCTTTGGCTTCTCAGCAGGCAGCTGACTAAGGAGACTTGGGGTCTGCCTACCTCGCTAGCTAGCTCTGGGAGGAAAGGCTGACAGATGCTATGCAACAGGTGGTGGATGATGTCGATGTCAGAGCTGCAGCCTGCATGAAATCTCACACTGTGCTGGAGCTTTAGTCTAGGAAAGGACGCTGCTCCCGCTGCTGTCTCTGGGGGATGATGCAAGGACAGCTGGGCCTGGATGCTGTCCCTGAGGCTCTGTTTTCCAGGAGACAAGCGAGCTGTCCTGGGTGAAGACAAGCTCGCAGACTTGATCAGCATGGACCATTACCTCACCGTCAGACACTTTACAGTAGCTGAGGAGTGGAAACCTTTAAGATATATTAGAATGTTAGGCCTCGCCCTTCCCTCCGCTCTCAATGCTATGGTTTTGAGAACTTTTAAAGGGCTTGGCCTGTAGAGTCTTTGTCTCAAGAGGTCTCTGGGCCTTTCAGAGAAGAACCTTTCTATCCTCACAAgggacttttttgtttcttcctgcctttgttATGCAATGGGCACCTCAGCATCCTTTCACGGGAGACCAGAAATTTTTCCCCAGGACATAGGGAAATGGGTcagcctggggcctggggaaAGCTTGCCATCCCGGCTTTTGAAGATGTTTCTTGCCCTTGCCCCGGTGTTTTCTGCAGGGCCATTTGAAGGCCAGCTTGGAACCTTTTCTCGAGGCAGATGTACCATGCCTCTCTCAGAAGGAAGAGCCCTACTACTTCCTCTTTCCCACCTGCTTCTCACTCCGTGTCAGATTTCTACTCTGTCTTAACTGCTGGGCCGGCGCAACCCTGTCCTTCTCAAGCGACTTCAAGGAGTTTGCTGCCTCTGCAGCCACCATCCTGAGTCACATCCTTTCCCCAGAATCTGGGCCTTAAAGAGAGATTTAGAGCTTGGTTTCACCCAGTGCCCCCACAGGGTGCACTTACTTCCTGGTGGGTTGGTCAGGGTGCCTCTAGGAGGAGTGCTGCTCAACTGCGTGACATTAGAGTTTGCTCCAGCTGTGTTCTGCAGCTCCAGGTGGAATCTAGGTAAGGCCCTCAATCTAGGAAAGTCACCCAACCTAGCAAGTGGTCACGTGAGCGTCTTCAGGAAGATCTTAAGCTTTTCCCGAGAGAAGAGTCCACCTTCTCAGAACTCTGCCCAGGAAGGCAGATTTCTTTCCTGTGGGCCCTTTTGGAAGCGGGAACAGTGGGAGACAGGCAGTAAGTACTACCTGTGGCTCTCAAGAATCAGCTGCCGATGATGACAGTGGCTGCGAGTTGCTTGTTGGCCTCGTAGAGGAAGCTTTGGAAGTGGTTCTTCCACCTTCTGGGGGCAGGACTTCCAGGCACCCAGGGACTCCCCGAACTATCTTGGGAGGACAAGTGGTGGACAGACTAAAGACTCATCTGAATGGCTTGTGTTTTATAAGCTGCTGCTGGGTTATATGCTGGgggcatcttttctttctttctttttttttaatactgtatTTTTGTATGCTTTTTGCAAAGTGGTGTTACCTGTTTttgtacaagaaaacaaaaaacaaaaaaacctcctgTTGCAAGGGTCTGGTTTATTTTGAAAGGTAAGTTTACCTGGAATTTTGTATTTAGTTGTAATCATTAATTGCTTGATTTTTAAACTGTTGCCTTCTGGGACATCTTCTAATAAAAGATTTCTCAAAAATATAAGAGTGGGGGTAGCATATGCCATCTGAGTCCTCCTGAACCAGAGAAAACTATTTCAGAGTAGCCACAAGCGTTCTGGGCAGCTGCATTTTTTTCCTATGTTGCTAACCTGGCCGTTCCACTCTTAGTCCCTGAATGCCCTTTCAGACATGTCTAAACAATGTCCTGTTGGCCCAGTACTCAGTGAAAACAAAATTCTCTTGTGAATTGCAGAGTGCTGACTTGTAAGTTACAAGGCTCGAAATCCCAGCTCTACCActtctatgactttttttttttccccctttctgaatCCTCGAAGCCCTATCTGTGGGAAGAGGGTAAATATTTCactaggtgtttttgtttttgtttttgcttttgaggaggagttggtttttgttgttgttggagttttttgtttgtttgttttaacagatTTCAAGTAAAGTTGTAGACCTTGAATTGCTTTCTAACTTATGCAGTTCTTTATTATGAGGCCTGTTTTCATGAACTTCTTGTTTTATTTCGTTTTGGCCtttttgtgtgt from Acomys russatus chromosome 29, mAcoRus1.1, whole genome shotgun sequence encodes the following:
- the Mycl gene encoding protein L-Myc isoform X1, translated to MCVCAGCRASPSRRGAAPLQVAGGGSEGADMDFDSYQHYFYDYDCGEDFYRSTAPSEDIWKKFELVPSPPTSPPWGSGPGAGDPASGISPGEPWPGGGAGDEAESRGHSKAWGRNYASIIRRDCMWSGFSARERLERVVSDRLAPGTPRGTLPKAPAIPDGTPGLETSNPTPATPCQLGEPKTQACSGSESPSDSEGEEIDVVTVEKRRSLDIRKPVTITVRADPLDPCMKHFHISIHQQQHNYAARFPPESCSQEGAPERGPQEEALEIEAPKEKEEEEEEEEEEEEIVSPPPVESEAPQSCHPKPVSSDTEDVTKRKNHNFLERKRRNDLRSRFLALRDQVPTLASCSKAPKVVILSKALEYLQALVGAEKKMATEKRQLRCRQQQLQKRIAYLSGY
- the Mycl gene encoding protein L-Myc isoform X2, with amino-acid sequence MDFDSYQHYFYDYDCGEDFYRSTAPSEDIWKKFELVPSPPTSPPWGSGPGAGDPASGISPGEPWPGGGAGDEAESRGHSKAWGRNYASIIRRDCMWSGFSARERLERVVSDRLAPGTPRGTLPKAPAIPDGTPGLETSNPTPATPCQLGEPKTQACSGSESPSDSEGEEIDVVTVEKRRSLDIRKPVTITVRADPLDPCMKHFHISIHQQQHNYAARFPPESCSQEGAPERGPQEEALEIEAPKEKEEEEEEEEEEEEIVSPPPVESEAPQSCHPKPVSSDTEDVTKRKNHNFLERKRRNDLRSRFLALRDQVPTLASCSKAPKVVILSKALEYLQALVGAEKKMATEKRQLRCRQQQLQKRIAYLSGY